The Cynocephalus volans isolate mCynVol1 chromosome 2, mCynVol1.pri, whole genome shotgun sequence genome window below encodes:
- the LOC134370142 gene encoding myosin regulatory light chain 12B-like, with the protein MFDQSQIQEFKEAFSMIDQNRDGFIDKEDLHDILASLGKNPTDAYLDAMMNEAPGPINFTMLLTMFGEKLNGTDPEDVIRNAFVCVHEEATGTIQEDYLRELLTTMGGQFTDEEVDELYREASIDKKGDFDYIESMHILKTWSKRQG; encoded by the coding sequence ATGTTTGACCAGTCACAGATTCAGGAGTTCAAAGAGGCCTTCAGCATGATTGATCAGAACAGAGATGGTTTCATCGACAAGGAAGATTTGCATGATATTCTTGCTTCTCTAGGGAAGAATCCCACTGACGCATACCTGGACGCCATGATGAATGAGGCCCCGGGGCCCATCAATTTCACCATGCTTCTCACTATGTTTGGTGAAAAGTTGAATGGCACAGATCCCGAAGATGTCATCAGAAATGCTTTTGTTTGCGTTCATGAAGAAGCAACTGGCACCATCCAGGAAGATTACCTGAGAGAGCTGCTGACAACCATGGGAGgtcagtttacagatgaggaagtggatGAGCTGTACAGAGAAGCATCCATTGACAAAAAGGGGGATTTTGATTACATTGAGTCCATGCACATTCTTAAAACATGGAGCAAAAGACAAGGATGA